One window from the genome of Metabacillus flavus encodes:
- a CDS encoding RNA degradosome polyphosphate kinase translates to MTTTKNAIELSSPAYYNNRELSWLAFNERVLEEAIDTRNPLLERFKFLAIFSSNLDEFFMVRVAGLKDQVKAGFNKPENKAGLTPKRQLAKIAELNHRLVALQSSTFTKTLLPALKEENIEFLTFGQLSSLQLNHLEDYFDEQIFPVLTPMAVDAYRPFPMLLNKSLNLAIVLKDPDAPEELRQKTAIVQVPSVLERFVKLDHPDKDHYVLLEDIIAHFIFKLFKGYNVQSVTQFRITRNADMTIHEEGARDLLKEIEKELKKRKWGSAVRLELKKDGYDSNVLQYLLHELEIHEKDVYEVEGPLDLTFLFGFSKELSAKHDHLEFQTLIPQPPKDLHSDQHIFEQASERDIFLHHPYESFQPVVDFVADAADDPDVLAIKQTLYRVSGGSPIIEGLKRAAENGKQVTVLVELKARFDEENNVQWAKELEKAGCHVIYGMTYLKTHSKITLVVRKKNNRIERFVHLGTGNYNEKTANIYTDMGLITSKRKFGIDATNFFNYLSGYTEKPEFHHLSVAPFDIRKDFIQLIDQEIAYQKKYGNGRIISKMNSLTDKAIIMKLYEASNAGVKIDLIVRGICCLRPGIKGVSENIRVRSIVGRFLEHSRIYYFHHNGEERMYLSSADMMTRNMEKRVEIAFPIFEGQIKKRINRILAIQLEDNMKSREQDSEGIYSYVKKDKDTPEFDSQLVMFGMAYQVLEDEE, encoded by the coding sequence ATGACAACAACAAAGAATGCGATTGAGTTAAGCAGTCCTGCTTACTATAACAACAGGGAGCTTAGCTGGCTTGCGTTTAATGAAAGAGTATTAGAAGAAGCAATTGATACAAGAAACCCATTGCTTGAGAGGTTTAAATTCCTCGCTATCTTCAGCTCGAATTTGGATGAATTTTTTATGGTGCGGGTGGCCGGCTTAAAGGATCAGGTTAAGGCCGGATTTAATAAGCCTGAAAATAAGGCAGGGCTGACTCCAAAAAGACAGCTTGCGAAAATAGCAGAGCTCAATCACCGGCTGGTGGCACTGCAAAGCAGTACATTTACAAAAACTCTTCTTCCGGCACTGAAGGAAGAGAATATTGAGTTTTTGACGTTTGGCCAGCTTTCTTCATTGCAGCTCAATCATCTGGAAGATTATTTTGACGAGCAGATTTTCCCGGTTCTGACTCCAATGGCGGTAGATGCATACAGGCCGTTTCCTATGCTTTTAAATAAAAGTTTAAACCTTGCGATTGTTTTGAAGGATCCTGATGCACCTGAGGAGCTTCGCCAAAAAACCGCGATTGTTCAGGTTCCGTCTGTCCTTGAGCGGTTTGTTAAATTAGATCATCCAGATAAAGATCATTATGTTTTGCTTGAAGACATAATTGCTCATTTTATTTTTAAGCTTTTTAAAGGATACAATGTGCAATCTGTTACACAGTTCAGGATTACAAGAAATGCAGATATGACCATCCACGAAGAGGGCGCAAGGGATCTTCTGAAAGAGATTGAAAAAGAACTGAAAAAAAGGAAATGGGGATCAGCAGTCCGTCTGGAACTAAAAAAAGATGGCTATGACAGCAATGTGCTGCAATATTTGCTTCATGAGCTGGAAATCCATGAAAAAGATGTTTACGAAGTAGAAGGGCCGCTGGATTTAACCTTTTTATTCGGTTTTTCTAAAGAGCTTTCTGCAAAGCATGACCATCTGGAATTTCAGACGCTGATTCCGCAGCCGCCAAAAGACCTTCATTCTGATCAGCACATTTTTGAACAGGCATCTGAACGTGATATTTTCCTTCACCATCCGTATGAATCGTTTCAGCCTGTCGTTGACTTTGTTGCTGATGCAGCAGATGATCCGGACGTATTGGCAATCAAGCAGACTCTCTATCGTGTAAGCGGAGGTTCTCCTATTATAGAAGGGCTTAAAAGAGCCGCTGAAAACGGAAAACAGGTAACGGTTCTGGTCGAATTAAAAGCAAGGTTCGATGAAGAAAATAACGTTCAATGGGCGAAAGAGCTTGAAAAAGCCGGCTGCCATGTCATATATGGCATGACCTATCTGAAAACCCACAGCAAAATTACGCTCGTTGTCCGCAAAAAGAATAACCGGATTGAGCGGTTTGTCCATCTTGGAACTGGAAATTACAATGAGAAGACAGCCAATATCTATACAGATATGGGATTGATTACGTCTAAAAGGAAATTTGGCATTGATGCCACCAACTTCTTTAATTATTTAAGCGGTTATACGGAAAAACCCGAGTTCCACCATTTATCCGTTGCCCCATTTGACATACGAAAAGATTTTATTCAGCTGATTGATCAGGAAATTGCCTATCAAAAGAAATACGGCAACGGCCGGATCATTTCCAAAATGAATTCCCTGACTGATAAAGCCATTATTATGAAGCTGTATGAAGCTTCGAATGCGGGCGTAAAGATTGATCTGATTGTGAGGGGAATCTGCTGTCTGCGCCCGGGTATTAAAGGTGTAAGCGAAAACATTCGGGTTCGCAGCATTGTCGGCCGTTTCCTGGAGCACAGCCGCATTTATTATTTCCATCACAATGGAGAAGAAAGAATGTATCTGTCCTCAGCAGATATGATGACGAGAAACATGGAAAAAAGAGTGGAAATCGCCTTTCCGATCTTTGAAGGCCAGATTAAAAAGCGCATTAACAGGATCCTTGCTATTCAGCTGGAAGATAATATGAAGTCAAGGGAGCAGGATTCAGAGGGGATTTACAGCTACGTGAAAAAAGATAAAGATACTCCTGAGTTCGACAGTCAGCTTGTAATGTTCGGAATGGCCTATCAAGTACTCGAAGATGAAGAATAA
- a CDS encoding L,D-transpeptidase family protein: protein MVYMVKAGETVRSIAKDFRISPEALAKANGLTVQSALSPGRKLLVPGLRDPNTIPYRIAVSISKKKLGLYRNGTLVKQYPIATGRMLYSTPIGEFVIVNREPNPGGPYGAMWLSLSKAGYGIHGTNNPASIGQSVSKGCIRMYNKDVLELAAAVPNGTRVSIIS from the coding sequence ATGGTTTATATGGTCAAGGCTGGGGAAACTGTACGTTCAATTGCAAAAGATTTCAGAATCAGTCCCGAGGCACTGGCAAAAGCCAACGGCCTCACAGTTCAGTCTGCCCTCTCACCAGGCAGAAAGCTTCTCGTTCCCGGCCTCCGTGATCCGAACACCATTCCCTACCGAATCGCTGTATCAATTAGCAAAAAAAAGCTGGGGCTTTACAGAAATGGAACTTTAGTAAAGCAATATCCCATTGCTACCGGACGCATGCTGTATAGCACACCCATTGGAGAATTTGTTATTGTGAACAGAGAGCCGAATCCCGGAGGCCCCTATGGAGCGATGTGGCTTTCCTTATCAAAGGCAGGATACGGCATTCATGGAACAAATAACCCCGCTTCTATAGGCCAATCCGTTTCAAAAGGGTGTATAAGAATGTATAATAAAGATGTTCTTGAGCTTGCTGCTGCTGTTCCGAATGGTACACGGGTCTCCATAATCAGTTAG
- a CDS encoding metallophosphoesterase, with amino-acid sequence MNKKMSRRLFLKSFLSFTVAGFVFSIGGYSYARYLEPKLLDIQELEVISSKIPNGFSGMKIVQFSDTHLSDYYSISQLGKIKDAINGYKPDIVLFTGDLMDDPLHYRQTKDIIPHLKDIVAPLGKYAVYGNHDHGGYGSDVYAEILKHSGFKLLKNESEKVRLLDGTYINIAGLDDLMLGKPDYQKTAGSFSPKTFNILLAHEPDSWIQAKKLHVDLQLSGHSHGGQIQLPFYGPLITPPYADVYTEGLYEFGSKKLYVNRGLGTTRLPFRFLSVPELTVFTLKSAKS; translated from the coding sequence ATGAATAAAAAGATGTCCCGGCGATTATTCCTGAAGAGTTTTCTCTCGTTTACTGTTGCTGGTTTTGTTTTTTCCATTGGCGGATACAGTTACGCCAGATACTTGGAGCCGAAGCTTCTCGATATCCAGGAGCTGGAAGTGATCAGTTCTAAAATCCCGAATGGATTCAGCGGAATGAAAATCGTTCAATTCAGTGATACGCATCTGAGCGACTATTATTCAATCAGCCAGCTTGGGAAAATTAAAGATGCGATTAATGGATATAAACCTGATATAGTACTCTTTACTGGAGATTTAATGGACGATCCTCTTCACTACAGACAAACGAAAGATATAATCCCGCATTTAAAGGATATAGTAGCTCCACTTGGTAAATACGCGGTCTACGGCAATCATGATCACGGAGGATACGGCAGTGATGTTTATGCGGAAATCCTGAAGCATTCAGGCTTCAAGCTCCTGAAAAACGAATCTGAAAAGGTTCGTCTCCTGGATGGTACGTATATAAACATCGCAGGTTTGGACGATTTGATGCTTGGCAAACCTGACTATCAAAAAACGGCAGGCTCCTTCAGCCCTAAAACATTCAACATCCTTCTCGCTCATGAACCGGATTCATGGATTCAGGCAAAAAAGCTTCATGTTGATTTGCAGCTGTCCGGCCATAGCCACGGCGGTCAAATTCAGCTCCCTTTCTACGGACCGCTTATCACCCCTCCATATGCTGATGTATATACAGAAGGTCTGTATGAGTTCGGATCCAAAAAATTATACGTTAACCGTGGTTTAGGGACAACCAGACTGCCTTTTCGCTTCTTATCCGTTCCTGAATTAACTGTATTCACATTGAAAAGCGCCAAGTCATAG
- the ppx gene encoding exopolyphosphatase: MEKEKFAIVDIGSNTMRLVIYERDKSGRLKEIENVKAVARLRNYLNEENVLEEEGIKKMLDTLKSFQEVSRHHQMKNVHTVATATVRQAVNKDEILERAEKETDFSIRLLSEYEEAYYGYLAVVNSTSIKNGITIDIGGGSTEITLFENRELKEYHSFPFGALSLRKKFVSEELPDEKESIRLTAYIKEQLQTLPWLKDNRLPVIGIGGSARNLVQVDQALKEYPFAGVHQYEMTPQDMKNVLTYLKSQTFEDLQRVDGLSKDRADLIIPAGMVFQVLCSQVQADRFIMSRKGLRDGVFFEDLSREYGISAYPNVVEESFYEMATDFHIDLNHVIPVTNMVFDFVRLLENHALVSYSEEELTDLKRGAFVFNLGQYIDSESSSKHTFYLLANRTIDGMTHKERLKTALIASFVSKASLKQYLEPFQDWFTKDEQKNIRTSGAILKFIYSFNSTKRNIVDSLDLAINDGVLTVHAYCSADWGPEAYQAEKHKKHVEKLFRMPVEIVFSYSERV; encoded by the coding sequence ATGGAAAAAGAAAAATTTGCGATAGTGGATATCGGGTCCAATACAATGAGACTGGTTATTTATGAAAGAGATAAAAGCGGCAGGCTGAAGGAAATTGAAAACGTGAAAGCTGTAGCACGTCTTCGGAATTATCTAAATGAAGAAAATGTACTGGAAGAAGAAGGCATAAAAAAAATGCTGGATACCCTTAAAAGCTTCCAGGAGGTATCCAGGCATCATCAAATGAAAAATGTTCATACAGTAGCGACAGCAACAGTCAGACAAGCAGTTAATAAAGACGAAATATTGGAGCGTGCCGAAAAAGAAACCGATTTTTCAATCAGGCTGCTTTCAGAATACGAAGAAGCTTATTACGGGTATTTAGCAGTTGTGAATTCTACATCCATTAAAAATGGAATTACCATTGATATTGGCGGAGGGAGTACAGAAATAACCCTCTTTGAAAACCGCGAGCTAAAGGAATACCATAGCTTTCCTTTCGGAGCCCTTTCATTAAGAAAGAAGTTTGTAAGCGAAGAACTTCCAGATGAAAAAGAGTCCATTCGTCTCACTGCTTACATTAAAGAGCAGCTTCAAACTCTTCCTTGGCTTAAAGACAATCGTCTCCCTGTTATCGGAATCGGAGGAAGCGCCCGAAATCTGGTACAAGTAGATCAGGCATTAAAGGAATATCCGTTTGCTGGTGTTCATCAGTATGAAATGACCCCGCAGGATATGAAAAATGTCCTCACTTATTTGAAGTCTCAGACTTTTGAAGATTTGCAGCGTGTGGATGGGCTGTCCAAAGACCGCGCCGATCTAATTATTCCTGCTGGAATGGTCTTTCAAGTTCTGTGCAGCCAGGTACAGGCAGATCGGTTCATTATGAGCCGCAAAGGGCTTAGAGACGGCGTGTTTTTTGAGGATCTTTCAAGGGAGTATGGAATCAGCGCTTACCCGAACGTGGTAGAAGAGAGCTTCTATGAGATGGCTACTGACTTTCATATTGACTTAAACCACGTTATTCCGGTTACAAACATGGTTTTCGATTTCGTTCGTCTTTTGGAAAATCACGCTCTTGTCTCCTATTCTGAGGAAGAGCTGACGGATTTAAAAAGGGGAGCCTTTGTTTTTAATTTAGGGCAATACATTGATTCTGAGTCAAGCAGCAAGCATACTTTCTATCTGCTAGCTAACCGGACCATTGATGGAATGACTCATAAAGAAAGATTAAAAACAGCCTTAATCGCATCATTCGTGAGCAAGGCATCCTTAAAGCAATATTTGGAGCCATTTCAGGATTGGTTTACGAAAGACGAACAAAAAAATATCCGGACATCCGGGGCTATTTTAAAATTCATATACAGCTTTAATTCAACTAAGCGAAACATCGTTGACTCACTGGATCTTGCTATAAACGACGGGGTCTTAACAGTTCATGCTTATTGCTCTGCTGACTGGGGACCGGAGGCCTATCAGGCAGAAAAACATAAAAAGCACGTTGAGAAGCTATTCAGAATGCCCGTCGAGATCGTATTTAGTTATTCTGAGAGAGTTTAA
- the fadH gene encoding 2,4-dienoyl-CoA reductase, giving the protein MGEKVMIITGGSSGMGKAMAKRFALDGKNVVITGRTLESLEKTKEEIQQTEGQIMTFAMDVRQPEKAAELVQAVHAQYGRIDGLINNAAGNFICPAEKLSVNGWNSVINIVLNGTFYMSSSVGNYWIEQKQKGAIINMLATYAWGAGAGVIHSAAAKAGVHSMTRTLAVEWGSRYGIRVNAIAPGPIERTGGADKLWESEEAAKRTLASVPLKRLGTPEEIAGIAAFLMSDEAAYINGECITMDGGQWLNQHPF; this is encoded by the coding sequence ATGGGAGAAAAAGTTATGATCATTACAGGCGGATCCAGCGGGATGGGAAAAGCTATGGCAAAACGCTTTGCACTGGATGGAAAAAACGTTGTTATTACGGGAAGAACTCTGGAATCGCTTGAAAAAACGAAGGAAGAGATTCAGCAGACTGAAGGCCAGATTATGACTTTTGCAATGGATGTCAGACAGCCCGAGAAAGCAGCAGAGCTCGTTCAAGCTGTACATGCACAATACGGAAGAATAGATGGGCTAATTAATAACGCTGCAGGAAATTTCATATGCCCTGCTGAAAAATTATCAGTAAACGGATGGAATTCTGTAATCAATATTGTCCTTAATGGTACTTTTTATATGAGTTCCAGCGTCGGAAACTACTGGATTGAGCAGAAACAAAAAGGGGCAATCATCAACATGCTCGCTACATATGCATGGGGAGCGGGAGCAGGGGTGATTCATTCAGCTGCTGCAAAAGCAGGTGTTCACTCCATGACACGCACGTTGGCTGTTGAATGGGGCAGCCGCTATGGGATCAGAGTAAATGCAATTGCTCCTGGTCCAATTGAGCGGACTGGCGGTGCGGATAAATTGTGGGAATCAGAAGAAGCCGCTAAACGAACATTAGCAAGTGTCCCGTTAAAAAGGCTTGGAACTCCTGAAGAAATTGCAGGTATTGCTGCCTTTCTAATGTCAGATGAAGCTGCATATATTAATGGGGAATGCATCACGATGGATGGCGGCCAATGGCTCAATCAGCACCCATTTTGA
- a CDS encoding MFS transporter — translation MEIFKNPNFVKLFFAALSSQMGTTIGNMAFAFYMLEHFSSQPYYATLAELMYSLPTIFVFFVVGVVADRFDRKKVAENCDWIRAGLSIVLFGALFLNSIPLIFFILFLRSSVTKFFFPAENSLVQGILKKEQYAQAAGLNQILFSLFMVFGVGLGAIAYKTIGIHGAVAIDLISFVISALLIRACKIPRGARLPNGNPNWKDINFKTSFRDFKDGIVYIIQNKLLAVIIFGFFVFGFVNGGFAILPMFTMKYKLSPENYEWYASFFAISLGIGLLAGSAIATFIEKKIKPHLMMIVPILAASALIVLLGFTDHLWVYLTTVFFIGICLGPINIAIGGWMPKIVNPKLMGRVSGWIDPLMMTAQSLTLGFIALVFPKFIETIDYIYYGMASVIFLVFIFYALTLPKLSEQADLEEKRKNLQEKKAKKTVNPVQ, via the coding sequence ATGGAGATTTTTAAGAATCCTAATTTCGTAAAGCTCTTTTTTGCAGCCCTTTCATCGCAAATGGGTACAACCATCGGCAACATGGCCTTTGCTTTTTATATGCTGGAGCATTTCAGCAGCCAGCCCTATTATGCGACGCTTGCAGAGCTTATGTACTCTCTCCCGACTATCTTTGTATTCTTTGTGGTCGGAGTTGTAGCAGACCGTTTTGACAGGAAAAAAGTAGCAGAAAATTGTGATTGGATCCGTGCCGGGCTGAGTATCGTCCTTTTCGGAGCACTTTTTCTGAATTCAATCCCTCTCATTTTTTTCATTCTATTTCTAAGAAGTTCCGTAACGAAATTCTTCTTTCCCGCTGAAAACAGCCTCGTTCAGGGGATACTAAAAAAAGAACAATACGCTCAGGCAGCCGGTTTGAACCAAATCCTTTTTAGTTTATTTATGGTGTTTGGGGTTGGCCTTGGCGCGATCGCATATAAAACGATCGGTATCCACGGGGCAGTTGCGATTGATCTTATCAGCTTTGTAATTTCTGCTTTATTGATAAGAGCCTGTAAAATTCCTAGAGGTGCAAGACTTCCAAACGGAAATCCCAACTGGAAGGACATTAATTTTAAAACATCTTTCAGGGATTTTAAAGATGGAATTGTTTATATTATTCAAAACAAGCTTCTTGCTGTCATCATTTTTGGGTTCTTTGTATTTGGCTTCGTTAATGGAGGATTTGCCATTCTTCCAATGTTTACGATGAAATACAAGTTATCACCTGAAAACTACGAATGGTATGCTTCGTTTTTTGCCATATCGCTCGGAATCGGTCTTCTTGCCGGCAGTGCGATTGCAACATTCATCGAAAAAAAGATCAAGCCTCATCTAATGATGATCGTTCCTATCCTGGCGGCTTCTGCACTTATTGTTTTGCTGGGCTTTACCGATCATTTGTGGGTATACTTAACAACTGTTTTCTTTATTGGAATATGCTTAGGACCGATCAATATCGCGATTGGCGGATGGATGCCAAAAATTGTGAATCCGAAGCTTATGGGTAGAGTCAGCGGATGGATTGATCCTCTAATGATGACAGCCCAGTCTCTAACCTTAGGTTTCATCGCTCTTGTTTTCCCAAAATTTATTGAAACGATTGATTATATTTATTATGGAATGGCTTCCGTGATTTTTCTTGTTTTTATCTTCTATGCGTTAACGCTCCCTAAGCTGAGCGAGCAAGCAGATCTTGAAGAAAAGCGAAAAAACCTGCAGGAAAAAAAAGCAAAAAAAACAGTTAACCCGGTACAATAG
- a CDS encoding EAL-associated domain-containing protein, which produces MMDALDILSNKQDVVPYYQAIFSADEQIIAGYEVLGRIHYQGELRSLGDFFADESVPDEYKIEIDDYIVEQALEYALAEKLDALIFINRDANLLMMDQGESFLALLLRFQAKGLNLEQIAIELTEHQFNGDIERLQHLILYYRTYGIKLAAANIGRESSNLDRIGKLSPDILKIDLQPLRMTSASASFNDVLYSISLLARKIGASILFEDIEANFQLQYAWRNGGRYFQGFYLTKPEAQFLQKNLLKEKLSSEFHHFIIHEKKKLETFYELSEQFYQRIHHLAGISEKLCSSQDQLITMLSKELSDCSFRIYVCDSDGFQTTGNIFKAGDGWVFQEQYKHKNWSWRPYFLENLMKMRIGRKGFFSDLYSDIETGETIRTYSYPLDDGHYLFIDLPYQYLYDQNGML; this is translated from the coding sequence ATCATGGATGCTCTGGATATTCTTTCGAATAAACAAGATGTAGTGCCATACTATCAAGCTATATTCAGTGCAGATGAACAAATCATTGCAGGTTATGAAGTGCTTGGAAGAATCCATTATCAAGGAGAGCTTAGAAGCCTTGGGGATTTTTTTGCAGACGAGAGTGTACCAGATGAATACAAAATTGAAATTGATGATTACATAGTTGAACAGGCACTTGAATATGCTCTGGCTGAGAAACTGGATGCCCTTATTTTTATTAACCGGGATGCAAATTTACTCATGATGGATCAGGGAGAGAGCTTTCTTGCCTTGTTGCTCCGTTTTCAAGCAAAAGGATTGAACCTAGAGCAAATTGCCATCGAGTTAACGGAGCATCAATTTAATGGGGATATTGAACGTTTGCAGCATCTGATTCTTTATTACCGGACTTACGGGATCAAGCTTGCTGCTGCGAATATTGGCAGGGAAAGCAGCAACCTTGATCGAATTGGAAAGCTTTCGCCTGACATTTTGAAAATTGATCTTCAGCCTCTCCGGATGACTTCTGCATCCGCATCTTTTAATGATGTGCTGTATTCTATTTCTTTGCTTGCCAGAAAAATAGGTGCGTCCATTCTTTTTGAGGATATCGAGGCGAATTTCCAGCTTCAATATGCCTGGAGAAACGGAGGCCGCTATTTCCAGGGCTTTTACTTAACAAAACCTGAAGCGCAATTTCTTCAAAAGAATTTGCTGAAAGAGAAGCTTTCCAGCGAATTTCATCACTTTATTATCCATGAGAAGAAGAAATTAGAAACCTTTTATGAGTTATCCGAACAGTTTTACCAGAGGATTCATCATCTTGCCGGAATCAGCGAAAAGCTGTGCAGCAGCCAGGACCAGTTAATTACGATGCTGTCTAAAGAGCTTTCTGATTGCAGCTTCCGCATTTATGTTTGCGATTCAGATGGTTTTCAAACGACCGGCAATATCTTCAAAGCGGGCGATGGCTGGGTATTTCAGGAGCAATATAAGCATAAAAATTGGAGCTGGCGCCCTTATTTCCTGGAAAATCTGATGAAGATGAGAATCGGAAGAAAAGGCTTTTTCAGTGATTTATACAGTGATATCGAAACGGGTGAAACGATCCGCACGTATTCATATCCTCTTGATGATGGCCACTACCTGTTTATTGATCTGCCCTATCAATACCTCTACGATCAAAACGGTATGCTGTGA
- a CDS encoding DUF3993 domain-containing protein, translated as MKALSTITATAVLFFSLGSPAVGETVSVKTDRVQQSAPQQATVKQRSFNMLQDAYQAQISLGSKERSKTEMKRVLNPYFTDEMANIYLKHNAVKGQKQYIVYGTDFPILSIPFFSYGAETKLKDKGDKRIIYQYFEHTDEGPVTYDSHYEAVTLTKSAGKWKVSSITESKEEPK; from the coding sequence ATGAAAGCGTTATCAACGATTACTGCAACAGCTGTTCTATTTTTTTCACTTGGATCCCCGGCCGTAGGTGAAACCGTATCGGTTAAAACCGATCGTGTGCAGCAGTCTGCTCCGCAGCAAGCCACAGTGAAACAGCGTTCATTCAACATGCTGCAGGATGCATATCAGGCCCAAATATCACTAGGCAGCAAAGAACGGTCGAAAACCGAAATGAAACGTGTTCTAAACCCGTATTTTACAGATGAAATGGCTAATATTTATTTAAAGCATAATGCTGTAAAAGGGCAAAAACAATATATTGTATACGGCACAGATTTCCCTATCTTATCCATTCCGTTTTTCAGCTATGGTGCTGAGACGAAACTCAAGGATAAGGGGGATAAAAGAATTATTTATCAATACTTTGAACATACAGATGAAGGGCCCGTTACATATGATAGTCATTATGAAGCTGTAACATTGACTAAATCTGCGGGGAAATGGAAAGTGTCTTCAATTACTGAAAGCAAGGAAGAGCCAAAATAA